In one window of Rathayibacter caricis DSM 15933 DNA:
- the mobA gene encoding molybdenum cofactor guanylyltransferase, whose amino-acid sequence MTDPAPLLRFDAVVLAGGRARRLDGAAKPLLVHRGTTLLATALVAVDGAERIVVAGPGSLRSATGSTLLVQEEPPFGGPVAGLAAALPLLERPDSPEWVLVLAADLVAPSAAVGRLIEEAARSDADSVLAVDADGRAQQLLGVHRRASLVSALRRLGAADGASVRALLADREVALVEVPAGSADDIDDPGDARSHGIDVPRPLGGE is encoded by the coding sequence GTGACGGACCCCGCCCCCCTCCTCCGCTTCGACGCCGTCGTGCTCGCCGGCGGGCGCGCGCGCCGCCTCGACGGCGCAGCCAAGCCGCTCCTCGTGCACCGCGGCACGACGCTCCTGGCCACCGCGCTCGTGGCGGTCGACGGTGCCGAGCGGATCGTCGTGGCGGGACCCGGATCGCTCCGCTCGGCGACGGGGAGCACTCTGCTCGTGCAGGAGGAGCCGCCCTTCGGCGGACCGGTCGCGGGCCTGGCCGCCGCGCTGCCCCTGCTCGAGCGTCCGGACTCCCCGGAGTGGGTGCTCGTCCTCGCCGCGGACCTCGTCGCGCCGTCGGCGGCCGTCGGGCGGCTGATCGAGGAGGCGGCGCGCAGCGACGCGGACTCCGTCCTGGCCGTCGACGCCGACGGCCGAGCCCAACAGCTGCTCGGGGTGCACCGGCGCGCCTCGCTCGTCTCGGCGCTCCGGCGGCTCGGCGCGGCCGACGGCGCGTCGGTCCGCGCCCTGCTCGCCGACCGGGAGGTCGCCCTCGTCGAGGTGCCCGCGGGATCCGCCGACGACATCGACGATCCCGGGGACGCCAGGAGCCACGGCATCGACGTCCCGCGCCCCCTCGGCGGAGAATGA
- a CDS encoding DUF6457 domain-containing protein has translation MTDTSAAPPADSTDALLAAWWDELCAALGLGEVPIGRDALLALAGDAAHGVVRPAAPLTTFLAGYAAGLQGGGAEALEAVVTASREAIRGRAHDS, from the coding sequence ATGACCGACACGAGCGCCGCCCCTCCCGCCGACTCCACCGACGCGCTGCTGGCGGCCTGGTGGGACGAGCTGTGCGCCGCTCTCGGGCTCGGCGAGGTGCCGATCGGCCGCGACGCGCTGCTCGCGCTGGCGGGCGACGCGGCGCACGGGGTGGTGCGGCCGGCTGCTCCTCTGACGACGTTCCTGGCGGGGTACGCGGCGGGTCTGCAGGGCGGCGGGGCGGAAGCCCTCGAGGCGGTCGTGACGGCGTCCCGCGAAGCGATCCGCGGCCGCGCGCACGACTCCTGA